The Streptococcus sanguinis genome contains the following window.
AAAAGAAGAAAACTAGAAGCTCAGGTTTTTCTCAAAAAGAAGAAAAAAATCTGTCAAGTAACTTTACTTTACAAAAAAGTTTTGTTATACTGTTAAAGTTGATGAAAATCATCAAATTGAATCGAATTCACAAACTAAAAGGAGAAACAAACAATGGCAGTACCTGCACGTCGCACTTCCAAAGCGAAGAAGAACAAACGCCGCACTCACTACAAAGTGACAGCTCCAACTGTAACTTTTGACGAAACTACTGGTGATTACTCACGCTCTCACCGTGTATCCCTTAAAGGATACTACAAGGGCCGTAAGATTGCCAAAGCTGCTGCAGCAGAATAATAGAAGGGAGCTACCATGCGCGTAAATATCACACTTGAACACAAAGAATCTGGTGAACGCTTGTACCTTACTTCTAAAAACAAACGCAACACACCAGACCGTCTTCAATTGAAGAAATACTCACCAAAACTTCGCAAGCACGTTGTGTTTACAGAGGTTAAATAGGGATTCACTACACGTCACTAGACTTTAGGAATCTTGATTTAAA
Protein-coding sequences here:
- the rpmG gene encoding 50S ribosomal protein L33, which codes for MRVNITLEHKESGERLYLTSKNKRNTPDRLQLKKYSPKLRKHVVFTEVK
- the rpmF gene encoding 50S ribosomal protein L32 codes for the protein MAVPARRTSKAKKNKRRTHYKVTAPTVTFDETTGDYSRSHRVSLKGYYKGRKIAKAAAAE